A single genomic interval of Camelina sativa cultivar DH55 chromosome 11, Cs, whole genome shotgun sequence harbors:
- the LOC104726240 gene encoding putative transcription factor bHLH041 isoform X1: protein MDAFFLMDDSNTRKQLISSLAHAFGCVYVCLWSYYFPRPSNYLISMDAFYNEASQEPPSSSSRSLARSLLLEYRQSLIPLHNGHVPSMAFMNNLPYVEIRQQEIQRLAYNDAQRLFYQEAKIKTVIFMGCRSGEIELGMTYDAANMKIEESLREWFPEDFNRNSSPVNSDYLRPPRHLSTSSSSLSPNHVSEYSSLLFPLIPKPSTTTDAVNAPGHPLLAPINMIHHQQQQQEPLFRNRELEEEAMTQAILAVLRGSSSPPSTSSSPLRKGRATAFKRYYCMISGGDRARPQPSVRKQSMMKRAITFYNRLNIQRRERFVRENATMAGDGSGGSGGGGRSPSTTQLHHMISERKRREKLNESFQALRSLLPPGTKKDKASVLTIAREQLSSLQGEISKLLKRNRELEAKLAGEREIGNDLQPDERFNVCIRHIPESTSRERMLDLRVVLREDIIRVDDLMIRLLEFLKQINNVSLVSIEARSRARDSSVVLVSLRLKIEGEWDESAFQEAVRRVVADLAH from the exons ATGGACGCATTCTTCTTAATGGATGATTCGAATACACGAAAACAGTTAATCTCGTCGCTAGCTCATGCTTTCGGATGCGTTTATGTTTGTCTCTGGTCTTATTATTTTCCTCGGCCTTCTAA CTATTTGATATCAATGGATGCATTTTACAATGAAGCTTCTCAAgaaccaccttcttcttcttctcgaagTTTAGCTAGAAGCTTGCTCCTTGAGTATCGCCAATCTCTTATCCCTCTCCATAATGG GCATGTACCAAGCATGGCGTTCATGAACAATCTTCCATACGTAGAGATTCGACAACAAGAAATTCAAAGGCTTGCTTATAACGACGCACAACGTCTCTTCTATCAG GAAGCCAAGATTAAG ACGGTGATATTCATGGGTTGCCGGAGCGGCGAGATCGAACTCGGAATGACGTATGATGCTGCAAAt ATGAAAATAGAAGAAAGTCTTCGAGAATGGTTCCCTGAAGATTTCAATAGAAACTCTTCTCCGGTAAACTCCGACTATCTCCGGCCACCGCGTCATCTgtctacatcttcttcttctcttagtCCCAACCACGTCTCCGAATATTCCTCTCTTTTATTCCCACTCATCCCTAAACCTTCAACGACGACTGACGCGGTTAACGCTCCGGGACATCCACTGCTAGCTCCGATCAATATGAtccaccaccaacaacaacaacaagagccTTTGTTCCGTAACCGTGAACTTGAGGAAGAAGCAATGACGCAAGCTATCTTAGCGGTTTTAAGGGGGTCGTCAAGTCCTCCGTCTACTTCTTCCTCCCCGCTACGTAAAGGAAGAGCCACCGCTTTTAAAAGATATTACTGCATGATTAGTGGCGGAGATAGAGCGCGGCCACAGCCTAGTGTGCGGAAGCAAAGCATGATGAAAAGAGCGATTACGTTTTACAATAGGCTTAACATTCAACGGAGAGAGCGTTTTGTTAGGGAAAACGCTACTATGGCAGGAGATGGAAGCGGTGGTAGTGGCGGGGGTGGACGTTCGCCATCCACAACGCAATTACATCATATGATATCGGAGAGGAAACGGCGAGAGAAGCTTAATGAGAGCTTTCAAGCATTGAGATCTCTCCTTCCTCCGGGAACTAAG AAAGATAAAGCATCGGTCCTCACCATTGCAAGAGAGCAACTATCTTCTTTGCAAGGCGAGATTTCAAAACTCCTAAAGAGAAATCGGGAGCTAGAGGCGAAGCTAGccggagaaagagagattggaaATGATTTACAACCCGATGAGAGGTTTAACGTTTGTATAAGACATATACCGGAATCAACATCTAGAGAGAGGATGTTGGATCTAAGAGTTGTTCTAAGAGAAGACATCATTAGGGTTGACGATTTGATGATAAGGCTTCTCGAATTCTTGAAGCAAATCAACAATGTGAGCTTAGTATCAATCGAAGCTCGAAGTCGAGCTAGAGATAGTTCGGTTGTTCTTGTGAGCTTAAGGCTCAAGATTGAG GGTGAATGGGACGAATCAGCCTTCCAAGAAGCAGTCAGAAGGGTTGTTGCTGACTTGGCTCACTGA
- the LOC104726240 gene encoding putative transcription factor bHLH041 isoform X2, which translates to MMHLILSCSYLISMDAFYNEASQEPPSSSSRSLARSLLLEYRQSLIPLHNGHVPSMAFMNNLPYVEIRQQEIQRLAYNDAQRLFYQMKIEESLREWFPEDFNRNSSPVNSDYLRPPRHLSTSSSSLSPNHVSEYSSLLFPLIPKPSTTTDAVNAPGHPLLAPINMIHHQQQQQEPLFRNRELEEEAMTQAILAVLRGSSSPPSTSSSPLRKGRATAFKRYYCMISGGDRARPQPSVRKQSMMKRAITFYNRLNIQRRERFVRENATMAGDGSGGSGGGGRSPSTTQLHHMISERKRREKLNESFQALRSLLPPGTKKDKASVLTIAREQLSSLQGEISKLLKRNRELEAKLAGEREIGNDLQPDERFNVCIRHIPESTSRERMLDLRVVLREDIIRVDDLMIRLLEFLKQINNVSLVSIEARSRARDSSVVLVSLRLKIEGEWDESAFQEAVRRVVADLAH; encoded by the exons atgaTGCATTTGATTTTGAGCTGCAGCTATTTGATATCAATGGATGCATTTTACAATGAAGCTTCTCAAgaaccaccttcttcttcttctcgaagTTTAGCTAGAAGCTTGCTCCTTGAGTATCGCCAATCTCTTATCCCTCTCCATAATGG GCATGTACCAAGCATGGCGTTCATGAACAATCTTCCATACGTAGAGATTCGACAACAAGAAATTCAAAGGCTTGCTTATAACGACGCACAACGTCTCTTCTATCAG ATGAAAATAGAAGAAAGTCTTCGAGAATGGTTCCCTGAAGATTTCAATAGAAACTCTTCTCCGGTAAACTCCGACTATCTCCGGCCACCGCGTCATCTgtctacatcttcttcttctcttagtCCCAACCACGTCTCCGAATATTCCTCTCTTTTATTCCCACTCATCCCTAAACCTTCAACGACGACTGACGCGGTTAACGCTCCGGGACATCCACTGCTAGCTCCGATCAATATGAtccaccaccaacaacaacaacaagagccTTTGTTCCGTAACCGTGAACTTGAGGAAGAAGCAATGACGCAAGCTATCTTAGCGGTTTTAAGGGGGTCGTCAAGTCCTCCGTCTACTTCTTCCTCCCCGCTACGTAAAGGAAGAGCCACCGCTTTTAAAAGATATTACTGCATGATTAGTGGCGGAGATAGAGCGCGGCCACAGCCTAGTGTGCGGAAGCAAAGCATGATGAAAAGAGCGATTACGTTTTACAATAGGCTTAACATTCAACGGAGAGAGCGTTTTGTTAGGGAAAACGCTACTATGGCAGGAGATGGAAGCGGTGGTAGTGGCGGGGGTGGACGTTCGCCATCCACAACGCAATTACATCATATGATATCGGAGAGGAAACGGCGAGAGAAGCTTAATGAGAGCTTTCAAGCATTGAGATCTCTCCTTCCTCCGGGAACTAAG AAAGATAAAGCATCGGTCCTCACCATTGCAAGAGAGCAACTATCTTCTTTGCAAGGCGAGATTTCAAAACTCCTAAAGAGAAATCGGGAGCTAGAGGCGAAGCTAGccggagaaagagagattggaaATGATTTACAACCCGATGAGAGGTTTAACGTTTGTATAAGACATATACCGGAATCAACATCTAGAGAGAGGATGTTGGATCTAAGAGTTGTTCTAAGAGAAGACATCATTAGGGTTGACGATTTGATGATAAGGCTTCTCGAATTCTTGAAGCAAATCAACAATGTGAGCTTAGTATCAATCGAAGCTCGAAGTCGAGCTAGAGATAGTTCGGTTGTTCTTGTGAGCTTAAGGCTCAAGATTGAG GGTGAATGGGACGAATCAGCCTTCCAAGAAGCAGTCAGAAGGGTTGTTGCTGACTTGGCTCACTGA